CATCAGCACGGTCAATGTTGAAAGAGAAGATCTGATCGACCAGGTTTATGGAAGTATGACGGACAAAAAGGTAACAATGTTTTCGCTTGGTTTTCCTTCCAACGAACTTCTTCCTATTGCAAAACTGAACAAAGGCATGATTCAGGCTATGCGGCAGCTGTCTGATAGCGGAACAGGTTATGAGCAGCCTCAGGGAAATCTAAATCTCCGGCGCGAAATCGCAAAATGGTCTGTTAACTGGGGAGGTGCTTTGACGGATGAAGACATTATCACCACGCCTGGATGTATGGGAGCAATATCGTATTGTTTAATGGCCCTGACCAAACCCGGTGACACGATTGTTATGGAGAGTCCTGCGTATTTTGGTATTCTGCAACTGGCAAGATCGCTGGGGCTATTTGTTCTGGAACTTCCCACCAACATGAATACTGGTATTGAACTTGACGCTTTAAAAAAGGCGCTGTCATCAAAAAAGGTAACACTTTGTATTCTGATGAGTAATTTCAGCAACCCGTCAGGAAACACAATGCCGGTGGAACATAAAAAAGAAGTGGTGCGCTTGATGGAACATTTCAATGTGCCACTGATCGAAGACGATATTTATGGTGATCTTTATTTCGGAAGCAGCCGGCCAACGAGCTGTAAAGCCTATGACGAAAGCGGAATTGTGTTATACTGCGGTTCCGTATCCAAAACGCTGGCACCAGGTTACAGGGTTGGCTGGGTATCACCGGGCAGATTTAAAAAACAGGTATTAAGAACCAAATTGTACCATACGCTTTCATCTACAACCATCACCCACGAGGTCGTGGGCAGTTTTTTGAAAAATGGAAGATATGAAAACCATTTACGTAAGATAAGGCAGCTTTTGCACCACAATAGCGTCAATTATTTAAATACAATACAGGAATTCTTTCCGGAGGGAACCAAGGTAAGCCAGCCGCAGGGTGGTTTTTTCCTCTGGCTCGAACTGGATCAGAAAATTGATACCGCCGATTTTTACAGATCAGCCATGAAGCATGATATCAGCATCGCACCCGGACGAATTTTCACCTTACAAGACCAGTTTTCGAATTGTATGCGACTGAGCTACGGACTTCCCTGGAGCAGTAGTTTACGTCAATCGATCCAGACTTTGGGAATGCTGGCCGGGAAATAATAAAGGCTTTTTTTATAATTCTTTGTGATAATCCTTTCGGGCAGCTCATAGAAAAAGTTTCCCGGTAATAGTAATAATTGATCTTCTAACTATTACCGGGCTTTATCAAAATAAAAAACCTACCTGGATAAGCGCCCGCGAACGAGCCTGAACAAAACCGGTAGAAAGATTCTGGCTTAACGGTTTCTGTCCACT
The nucleotide sequence above comes from Dyadobacter subterraneus. Encoded proteins:
- a CDS encoding PLP-dependent aminotransferase family protein → MKGAEYLYLQYADRVEKQIRASVFNTGDKLPSIREVCEHTGYSMSTVTKAYYELESRSLIESRPQSGYYISNILSRKIAVPSPSKPVISTVNVEREDLIDQVYGSMTDKKVTMFSLGFPSNELLPIAKLNKGMIQAMRQLSDSGTGYEQPQGNLNLRREIAKWSVNWGGALTDEDIITTPGCMGAISYCLMALTKPGDTIVMESPAYFGILQLARSLGLFVLELPTNMNTGIELDALKKALSSKKVTLCILMSNFSNPSGNTMPVEHKKEVVRLMEHFNVPLIEDDIYGDLYFGSSRPTSCKAYDESGIVLYCGSVSKTLAPGYRVGWVSPGRFKKQVLRTKLYHTLSSTTITHEVVGSFLKNGRYENHLRKIRQLLHHNSVNYLNTIQEFFPEGTKVSQPQGGFFLWLELDQKIDTADFYRSAMKHDISIAPGRIFTLQDQFSNCMRLSYGLPWSSSLRQSIQTLGMLAGK